The Methylosinus sp. H3A genome has a segment encoding these proteins:
- a CDS encoding class I SAM-dependent methyltransferase has protein sequence MESESWNSKRAHSMSEPATARPTVSTHYDAAYFEWQKDGGQFGGWANIDKFRKSIEPASRVLDLGCGGGFLLANLECAERFAIEPNATARETAVSNGVRAFANAAEALAAIGQESIDVVISDNALEHALEPWQELRALKPLLKPGGKLHIVVPCENISWGYKTKDINQHVYSWSPQSIGNLLKAAGYEVEYSRPYIHKWPPRMSRQLARLGRPVFNFCCRVWGQLDRRWFQIEAMATRPMSDHD, from the coding sequence GTGGAGTCGGAATCATGGAACAGTAAGCGAGCACATTCAATGAGCGAACCAGCAACGGCGCGTCCGACAGTATCAACGCATTACGATGCAGCCTATTTCGAGTGGCAGAAAGATGGAGGGCAATTTGGCGGATGGGCCAATATCGACAAATTTCGCAAATCGATCGAGCCTGCATCGAGGGTGCTGGATTTGGGTTGCGGCGGGGGATTCCTGCTCGCCAATCTCGAATGCGCCGAGCGATTCGCCATCGAACCCAACGCCACGGCGCGCGAGACCGCAGTGAGCAATGGCGTGCGGGCTTTCGCCAACGCGGCAGAAGCGCTCGCGGCGATCGGGCAGGAGAGCATCGACGTCGTCATTTCCGACAATGCGTTGGAGCATGCGCTCGAGCCCTGGCAGGAGTTGCGGGCCTTGAAACCGCTGTTGAAACCCGGTGGCAAGCTGCACATCGTGGTTCCCTGCGAAAACATCAGCTGGGGCTACAAGACGAAGGACATCAATCAGCATGTCTATTCCTGGAGCCCGCAGAGCATCGGCAATCTGCTCAAGGCGGCTGGTTATGAGGTCGAATATTCCCGGCCCTATATCCACAAATGGCCGCCCAGGATGAGCAGGCAGCTCGCACGACTCGGACGCCCCGTGTTTAATTTCTGTTGCCGGGTCTGGGGGCAACTCGATCGCCGCTGGTTTCAGATCGAGGCGATGGCCACGAGGCCCATGAGCGATCATGACTGA
- a CDS encoding class I SAM-dependent methyltransferase, with translation MTDPVAGAKQALAEYYAAAAAGYDALHIDPRDEHAKALGWLAAMIDQYAFTSLLDVGSGTGRALFYLKDRPGLELKGIEPSQALREIAYAKGLTETQLVAGNALALEFADNSIDVVCAFGILHHIEDHRRAVAEMCRVARRAVFISDANNFGQGSFKSRAMKQILNAFGLWRICDYIRTGFRGYHFSEGDGVYYSYSIHDDVLSLRSKFPDVYYMSTRPSGPDLYRAAQTLAVFATREDKHG, from the coding sequence ATGACCGACCCCGTTGCCGGCGCGAAGCAGGCGCTGGCCGAATATTACGCCGCCGCCGCCGCCGGTTACGATGCGCTGCACATCGATCCGAGAGACGAGCACGCCAAGGCTCTCGGCTGGCTCGCCGCGATGATCGACCAATATGCTTTCACGAGTCTGCTGGATGTCGGCTCAGGAACGGGCCGCGCGCTGTTCTATCTGAAAGATCGGCCCGGTCTCGAATTGAAGGGCATCGAGCCGTCTCAGGCGCTTCGCGAAATCGCCTATGCAAAGGGACTGACGGAGACCCAGCTCGTCGCGGGCAATGCGTTGGCGTTGGAGTTCGCTGATAATTCCATCGACGTCGTTTGCGCTTTCGGGATACTCCATCATATCGAAGATCATCGGCGCGCTGTCGCCGAAATGTGCAGGGTGGCGCGCAGAGCCGTATTTATCTCCGACGCAAATAATTTCGGGCAGGGCAGTTTCAAAAGTCGGGCGATGAAACAGATTTTGAATGCGTTCGGCCTCTGGAGGATTTGTGACTATATTCGCACCGGCTTCCGGGGGTATCATTTCAGCGAAGGAGATGGGGTGTATTACTCCTATTCCATCCATGACGATGTTCTGAGCTTACGCTCGAAATTTCCCGACGTCTATTATATGAGCACGAGGCCGAGCGGGCCCGACCTCTACCGGGCGGCGCAAACCCTGGCGGTGTTCGCGACCCGCGAAGACAAACACGGATAG
- a CDS encoding bifunctional 2-polyprenyl-6-hydroxyphenol methylase/3-demethylubiquinol 3-O-methyltransferase UbiG: MFNSLLVRLFGFQATLHHGDALVWDRMRWITRRLRVTRNADRLLDVGCGSGAFTIGTARRGYRSLGLSWDERNQRVAQKRAALCNAKSATFEICDVRKLHERTDFIGVFDVVLCCENIEHILDDLALMKSMVDCLKPGGRLLLTTPHLHRIPQTFMDYGPFPDVEDGRHVRAGYNRAMLSELCALSGLTIEEFSFISGPISQSSAWLMWQIGRIHPLFGWAVALPLRPLPPLFDKLLMRRFGFAPFCIGLEAYKPRFSIASASKPAASAS, from the coding sequence ATGTTCAATTCTCTCCTCGTGCGATTATTTGGGTTCCAGGCCACGCTGCATCATGGCGACGCACTCGTCTGGGATCGCATGCGATGGATCACGCGGCGGCTGCGCGTCACTCGCAACGCCGATCGCTTGCTGGATGTCGGCTGCGGCTCGGGCGCCTTCACCATCGGCACGGCCAGACGGGGATACAGGAGCCTCGGATTGAGCTGGGACGAGCGGAATCAGAGGGTGGCGCAAAAACGCGCGGCGCTTTGCAACGCCAAGAGCGCGACATTCGAGATTTGCGACGTCCGCAAGCTGCATGAGCGAACCGATTTTATCGGCGTCTTCGACGTCGTGTTGTGTTGCGAGAATATCGAACACATCCTCGACGACCTGGCGCTCATGAAATCCATGGTCGACTGCCTGAAACCGGGCGGACGACTGTTGCTGACGACGCCGCATCTCCATAGGATTCCGCAAACTTTCATGGATTACGGTCCATTCCCGGACGTCGAGGACGGGCGCCATGTGCGCGCCGGCTATAACCGGGCGATGCTATCGGAACTCTGCGCTCTATCGGGCCTGACGATCGAAGAGTTCAGCTTCATCTCCGGCCCGATCAGCCAGTCGAGCGCCTGGCTCATGTGGCAGATTGGACGCATTCATCCGCTCTTCGGCTGGGCCGTAGCGCTGCCGCTGCGTCCGCTGCCGCCCTTGTTCGACAAGCTGCTGATGCGGCGTTTCGGCTTCGCCCCGTTCTGTATCGGGCTGGAGGCATATAAGCCGCGCTTTTCCATCGCATCGGCGTCGAAGCCTGCGGCCTCCGCGTCCTGA
- a CDS encoding bi-domain-containing oxidoreductase — protein MKQVEQNYRTGELRVAEVPAPRAIEGGVLVATRVSLISSGTEKQLIDLAKASLVGKAIARPDLVRRVLQNVGRDGLRPTIEKVFAKLDTPIPLGYSLAGEVVDIGRRGGAYAVGDRIACAGAGQANHAEFNAVPKHLTAAIPAGIDDEDASFVTLGSIALQGVRLASPTLGERVVVMGLGLLGLLTVQLLKANGCRVLGFDPNPARAKLAEELGADVAVSDDLIEATAGFTNEYGADAVIVTASSKSNEPINLAAEISRLKGRIVIVGMVGMTIDREPFYKRELELKLSLSYGPGRHDPAYEQNGLDYPLPYVRWTEQRNMEAFLALVADGKVTPKRLVTHRFSIAQAEKAYELLESDEPHLAILITYPEAAGRAIERRLRLAPPALRASGGNGVAFLGFGNYAQGMLLPALRKAGGATLTTVVTATGVSARRAAEKHGFAVSATEPAAALEDNDTDTVFIATRHDTHASFARDALRSGKHVFCEKPLAIDSSGLTEVLGAAEIGPGVLTVGFNRRFAPLLQKAKAALEPRTGALVMLYRINAGAIPADSWIQREEGAGRVIGEVCHFVDALTFLSGSLPIETQAIATRDHADAVSILVRFADGSSGTIVYSSIGDAGVPKEYIEVFAGGRVIQLDDFRCLTVTRSGKRKTTKSAQNKGQHGLVSAFLEATRGKRETPIPLAQLVAVTEATFAIEESLRIGAPVAIPASRE, from the coding sequence GTGAAGCAGGTCGAACAGAACTACCGAACCGGCGAATTGCGGGTCGCCGAAGTTCCAGCGCCGAGGGCGATCGAAGGTGGCGTGCTCGTCGCGACCAGAGTGTCGCTGATCAGCTCCGGCACGGAAAAGCAGTTGATCGATCTCGCCAAGGCATCGCTTGTCGGCAAGGCGATCGCGCGTCCGGACCTCGTGCGTCGCGTGTTGCAGAATGTCGGACGCGACGGCCTACGGCCGACGATCGAGAAAGTGTTCGCCAAACTGGATACGCCGATTCCCTTGGGATACAGCCTCGCCGGCGAGGTGGTCGACATCGGACGACGCGGTGGCGCCTATGCCGTCGGTGATCGCATTGCATGCGCGGGCGCAGGACAAGCCAATCACGCCGAGTTCAATGCGGTGCCGAAGCATCTCACCGCGGCCATTCCCGCAGGCATCGACGATGAGGACGCGAGCTTCGTTACGCTCGGCTCGATCGCACTGCAAGGTGTACGCCTCGCTTCGCCGACGCTCGGCGAACGAGTGGTGGTCATGGGCCTTGGCCTTCTCGGGCTGCTCACAGTTCAATTGCTCAAGGCGAACGGCTGTCGCGTTCTGGGCTTCGATCCCAATCCGGCGCGCGCGAAACTAGCGGAGGAGCTAGGCGCGGACGTGGCCGTCAGCGACGACCTGATCGAAGCGACGGCCGGATTCACCAATGAATATGGCGCCGATGCGGTGATCGTCACTGCGTCCAGCAAGTCCAATGAACCGATCAATCTCGCCGCCGAGATCAGCCGACTGAAAGGCCGTATCGTCATTGTCGGAATGGTCGGCATGACCATCGATCGTGAGCCGTTCTACAAGCGCGAATTGGAACTGAAGCTATCACTTTCCTACGGTCCGGGCCGGCATGATCCGGCCTATGAGCAGAACGGGTTGGACTATCCTTTGCCCTATGTGCGCTGGACCGAACAGCGCAATATGGAGGCGTTTCTCGCGCTCGTCGCCGATGGGAAAGTGACGCCGAAGCGGCTCGTCACGCATCGCTTCTCGATCGCGCAGGCGGAGAAGGCGTATGAGCTGCTCGAGAGCGACGAGCCTCATCTCGCCATTCTGATCACATATCCAGAAGCGGCAGGCCGAGCGATCGAAAGACGTCTGCGTCTCGCTCCACCGGCGCTCCGCGCCAGCGGCGGAAACGGCGTCGCTTTCCTCGGCTTCGGAAATTATGCCCAAGGCATGCTGCTGCCGGCGCTGCGCAAGGCGGGCGGCGCGACGCTGACCACGGTGGTGACCGCCACAGGCGTCAGCGCCAGGCGCGCCGCCGAGAAGCATGGCTTTGCCGTCTCGGCGACAGAGCCGGCTGCGGCCTTGGAGGACAATGATACCGACACTGTGTTCATCGCGACGCGACACGACACGCATGCCAGCTTTGCGCGCGACGCCTTGCGATCTGGAAAGCACGTGTTTTGCGAAAAACCACTGGCGATCGACAGCTCCGGCCTGACCGAGGTCCTAGGCGCGGCTGAAATCGGGCCGGGTGTGCTCACCGTCGGATTCAATCGCCGCTTCGCGCCGCTGCTGCAAAAGGCCAAAGCTGCGCTCGAGCCGCGAACGGGGGCGCTCGTGATGCTATATCGCATCAACGCGGGCGCTATCCCGGCCGATAGTTGGATACAGCGCGAGGAAGGAGCTGGCCGCGTGATCGGCGAAGTATGCCATTTCGTGGATGCTTTGACCTTCCTATCCGGAAGCCTACCGATCGAGACGCAAGCAATCGCCACGCGCGATCATGCCGATGCGGTCTCGATCCTCGTCCGCTTCGCCGACGGCTCCAGCGGCACGATCGTCTATTCGTCGATCGGCGACGCGGGCGTGCCGAAGGAATATATCGAAGTCTTCGCCGGGGGGCGCGTGATCCAACTCGATGACTTTCGTTGCCTCACCGTGACGCGGAGCGGCAAGCGCAAGACGACGAAAAGCGCGCAGAACAAGGGCCAGCACGGCCTCGTCTCGGCGTTTCTCGAGGCGACTCGCGGCAAGCGCGAGACGCCCATTCCGCTCGCTCAACTCGTCGCCGTCACAGAAGCGACATTCGCGATCGAGGAATCGCTACGCATCGGCGCGCCGGTCGCGATCCCGGCGAGTCGAGAATGA
- a CDS encoding methyltransferase domain-containing protein codes for MNKRYVQYGCGLSAPEGWISFDASPRLRLERLPGVGLVADTLNLRLFPCNVAYGDIVAGLPVPDGSVDAIYASHVLEHLAREDVSRAIANTYKALRPGGVFRMIVPDLASRAERYLRDRCEGRGEAADAFIGACHIGLLQRRRGLVGTLRSFFGYSGHRWMYDRELMSNLLREAGFVEIRPCEFHDSNDPMFDLVEDRRRFVDDGHTEVALQARRPDEPRATIRMSA; via the coding sequence TTGAACAAGCGCTATGTTCAATATGGCTGCGGCCTCAGCGCCCCGGAAGGGTGGATCAGTTTCGACGCCTCCCCGCGTCTTCGCCTGGAACGTCTGCCAGGAGTTGGCTTGGTGGCCGACACTCTGAACCTCCGCCTGTTTCCGTGCAATGTCGCCTACGGAGATATCGTTGCCGGCTTGCCCGTGCCCGACGGCTCTGTGGACGCGATATACGCCAGTCATGTGCTGGAGCACCTTGCACGGGAAGACGTGTCGCGGGCGATCGCTAACACGTATAAGGCGCTGCGTCCGGGCGGCGTGTTCCGCATGATCGTGCCCGATCTCGCTTCGCGGGCCGAACGCTATCTGCGTGATCGGTGCGAAGGCCGAGGCGAGGCCGCGGACGCTTTCATCGGGGCATGTCACATCGGCTTGTTGCAACGTCGACGCGGCCTGGTCGGAACTCTGCGATCTTTCTTCGGCTACAGCGGCCATCGCTGGATGTATGATCGGGAACTGATGAGCAATCTTCTTCGGGAGGCGGGCTTCGTCGAAATTCGTCCCTGCGAGTTTCATGACAGCAACGATCCCATGTTCGATCTGGTCGAGGATCGCAGGCGTTTCGTCGACGATGGCCATACCGAGGTCGCCCTTCAGGCCCGACGCCCGGACGAACCCCGTGCCACCATCCGTATGTCGGCATGA
- a CDS encoding glycosyltransferase, with translation MTQIAFSWMGLPQYAARLIRGAVDRLGQDCIVVGSPPEVPITGMEKALNCPISWVDAMQPVTWHELGFAIPEIFVQSGWAYPAFVALGREVKARGGRVIGLSDANWRGDFRQFVLGAIAFRIFHRRHFDAMIVPGRQGERLMRWFGMPADLVRGGMYGADQTLFHGGGDLASRPKTFLFVGQFIARKDVLGLANAFIRFSRSRPDWTLRLCGNGELKHLIPSHDNIVTEDFVQPEQLAERFRMARVFVLPSLAEAWGLVVHEATSCGCSLLLSDRVGSADDLAGARNAVRFVAGNEDELLRALHEAADFDDARLVEAEAESRRLAGAFGPGRFGREVEGLISKFLHDAQDKARQRPEFL, from the coding sequence GTGACGCAGATCGCATTTTCATGGATGGGCTTGCCACAATACGCCGCGCGGCTCATTCGCGGCGCTGTGGATCGCTTGGGCCAGGATTGTATCGTCGTCGGCTCGCCGCCAGAAGTACCGATCACGGGCATGGAAAAGGCGCTGAATTGCCCGATCTCGTGGGTCGACGCCATGCAACCAGTGACCTGGCACGAGCTCGGATTCGCCATCCCTGAAATCTTCGTGCAGTCTGGATGGGCCTATCCAGCGTTCGTAGCGCTCGGCCGCGAGGTGAAGGCCCGCGGCGGCCGGGTGATCGGCCTCAGCGACGCCAACTGGCGTGGAGATTTCCGGCAGTTCGTTCTCGGCGCCATCGCCTTTCGTATCTTTCACAGACGCCATTTTGACGCCATGATTGTCCCGGGTCGCCAAGGCGAAAGGCTGATGCGCTGGTTCGGGATGCCGGCCGATCTGGTGCGCGGCGGAATGTATGGCGCGGACCAAACTCTGTTCCATGGCGGGGGCGATCTCGCGTCGCGGCCCAAAACCTTTCTTTTCGTCGGCCAGTTCATCGCTCGCAAAGACGTGCTTGGTCTTGCCAACGCCTTTATTCGTTTTTCCCGTTCACGCCCAGATTGGACGTTGCGCTTGTGCGGTAACGGCGAACTGAAGCATCTCATTCCTTCACATGATAACATCGTCACCGAGGATTTCGTGCAACCAGAGCAATTGGCCGAAAGGTTCCGAATGGCGAGAGTCTTCGTATTGCCCTCGCTCGCCGAGGCGTGGGGGCTGGTCGTGCATGAAGCAACCTCCTGCGGCTGCAGCCTTTTGTTGAGCGATCGCGTCGGCAGCGCGGACGATCTCGCAGGCGCGCGCAACGCGGTGCGCTTTGTCGCGGGAAACGAGGATGAGCTTTTGCGAGCCTTGCACGAGGCGGCCGACTTCGATGATGCGCGGCTGGTGGAAGCCGAAGCGGAGTCGAGACGACTCGCCGGAGCATTCGGCCCCGGGCGATTCGGTCGTGAAGTCGAAGGACTGATCAGCAAATTTTTGCATGATGCACAGGACAAAGCGCGTCAGCGCCCGGAATTCCTGTAA
- a CDS encoding alginate lyase family protein: protein MARAIAFGRNVPLAKLARRLELDLRRRVAHVGLSAPLPATAPPLADKPPTPLFEPRRGMVARIGRSLCFTFLRLSHASPAIVDWRMRRSDRGGQLWRMNLHYMEYLEDVDDELFFDLVSQWTNANPPYARDYWKDSWNSYALSLRVVVWMQQATTRGARQTVDESAMMIASLARQLRFLEANLETDIGGNHLIKNIKALIWASAFFTGRDADRWRACGLRLLRRELRSQILPDGMHYERSPSYHCQVFADLLECRHALGSDPLNGELDDALHHMAQVVADLTHPDGSVALFNDAGLSMAYAPGECLAVYEKLFGGRPSSRDVFAFRDAGYFGLRSAESYFLADCGRIGPDDLPAHAHGDVASFEWSVGGARIVVDQGVFEYVTGERREISRTAASHNTLCFDGADQAEFFGSFRCGRRPEVAILSYSRTDDGFMLTGEHDGFARLAQAPIHIRRFAVEPSRITITDRIEGRTKRVASIGFLLHPDAQVEIAGAVASITRGAVAIRMSCSRPIEIEPAVWWPDMGLEFDTTRLRVKLEAEDEVTTELSVVSHSADE, encoded by the coding sequence ATGGCGCGGGCGATCGCCTTCGGGCGGAACGTGCCGCTCGCCAAATTGGCGCGCCGCTTGGAGCTCGATTTGAGACGACGCGTCGCTCATGTCGGACTGTCGGCGCCGCTCCCGGCCACAGCGCCGCCGCTCGCCGATAAGCCGCCGACGCCTCTTTTCGAGCCGAGGCGAGGAATGGTCGCGCGGATCGGCCGATCCTTGTGCTTCACCTTTCTTCGCCTGTCGCATGCGTCCCCGGCCATCGTCGACTGGCGAATGCGTCGCAGCGATCGAGGCGGCCAGCTCTGGCGAATGAATCTCCATTACATGGAGTATCTGGAGGACGTCGACGACGAGCTGTTCTTCGATCTCGTCAGCCAGTGGACGAACGCCAATCCTCCCTATGCGCGCGACTATTGGAAGGACAGCTGGAACAGCTATGCGCTTTCGTTGCGCGTCGTCGTCTGGATGCAGCAAGCGACCACCCGCGGCGCGCGTCAGACCGTCGACGAGAGCGCGATGATGATCGCTTCGCTCGCCAGACAATTGCGATTTCTGGAAGCCAATCTCGAGACTGACATCGGTGGAAATCACCTCATAAAGAACATCAAAGCGCTGATCTGGGCGTCCGCTTTCTTCACGGGTCGCGACGCGGATCGCTGGCGCGCGTGCGGCTTGCGTTTGCTACGGCGGGAATTACGTTCCCAGATCCTGCCGGATGGGATGCATTATGAGCGTTCGCCATCCTACCACTGCCAGGTCTTTGCCGATCTGCTCGAGTGCCGACATGCGCTCGGCAGCGATCCGTTGAACGGCGAGCTCGACGATGCTCTACACCACATGGCCCAAGTCGTCGCAGATCTTACACATCCGGACGGCTCGGTCGCATTGTTCAACGACGCGGGCCTGTCGATGGCCTATGCGCCGGGCGAATGCCTGGCTGTCTACGAAAAGCTGTTCGGTGGACGGCCGTCGTCCCGCGATGTCTTTGCTTTTCGAGACGCCGGCTACTTCGGGTTACGCAGCGCGGAAAGCTATTTTCTCGCCGATTGCGGCCGCATCGGTCCAGACGATTTGCCCGCACATGCGCATGGCGACGTAGCGAGCTTCGAATGGTCGGTCGGCGGCGCGCGTATCGTCGTCGATCAGGGTGTGTTCGAATATGTCACCGGCGAGCGGCGCGAAATTTCTCGGACGGCGGCGAGCCACAACACATTGTGTTTCGACGGCGCGGATCAGGCCGAATTTTTTGGTTCGTTCCGTTGCGGACGACGGCCTGAAGTCGCCATCCTCTCCTACAGCCGGACTGACGATGGCTTCATGCTCACGGGAGAGCACGACGGTTTTGCACGATTGGCGCAGGCGCCCATCCACATTCGCAGGTTCGCCGTCGAACCGAGCCGAATAACAATCACGGATCGAATCGAAGGTCGCACGAAGCGAGTGGCAAGCATTGGTTTCCTGTTGCATCCGGACGCGCAGGTCGAAATCGCCGGCGCCGTCGCGTCGATAACGCGCGGCGCGGTGGCGATCCGAATGAGCTGTTCCAGGCCGATCGAAATCGAGCCTGCGGTCTGGTGGCCGGATATGGGTCTGGAGTTCGACACGACGCGATTGCGCGTCAAACTCGAGGCCGAAGACGAAGTCACGACGGAGTTGAGCGTCGTTTCGCATTCGGCGGACGAGTAG
- a CDS encoding glycosyltransferase family 4 protein → MTERRVMMIQQGARRNFVYARHLEAANLLHSLVTDAAWPEGDAGSLAQFAARFAPRLRGAIARRTVPGVPSARLRASVLPNLVSTSMSFLHAERAYPLIDEALAWPNRLRGLEGADIVVNYHGNGGSFLAFAKRRGARIVSDFVVTPKYLEIEHEERSRWPGWESDSTSPSVIEFYRKRMSRLVAISDLYLCPSRAVARDLGDLPGFDPARVRLVPYGASGVLLREARPEPGRVLFAGAAGLRKGIPYLAKAARILKQRGMNIAIIVAGRVSPIVRARPETQDLVFLGALDRERMAEEFARTDVFCLPSLAEGSATSIYEALANGLPVVTTESSGSVVQDGVEGLIVPERDGTAIADGIARIVTDRRLRAAMSAAALAAAQRYSDEACGRAFVAVIRKLAGLSDVRLAEPKA, encoded by the coding sequence ATGACTGAACGGCGAGTCATGATGATCCAGCAGGGCGCGCGACGAAACTTCGTCTATGCGCGACATTTGGAAGCCGCGAATTTGCTGCATAGTCTCGTGACCGACGCCGCCTGGCCGGAGGGCGATGCTGGCTCATTGGCGCAATTCGCCGCTCGGTTCGCGCCGCGGCTTCGAGGGGCCATCGCGCGCCGGACAGTTCCCGGTGTGCCTAGCGCACGCTTGCGCGCTAGCGTGCTGCCCAACCTCGTCTCGACGTCGATGTCCTTTCTGCATGCGGAACGCGCCTACCCGCTGATCGACGAGGCGCTCGCTTGGCCCAATCGCCTGCGCGGCCTCGAGGGCGCCGACATTGTCGTCAATTATCACGGCAATGGCGGCTCGTTCCTGGCGTTTGCCAAGCGCCGCGGCGCGCGGATCGTCTCCGATTTTGTCGTCACGCCCAAATATCTCGAGATCGAACACGAGGAACGCTCGCGATGGCCGGGTTGGGAAAGCGACAGCACTTCCCCGTCAGTAATCGAATTCTACCGCAAACGAATGAGCCGCCTCGTCGCCATATCCGATCTCTACCTTTGCCCCTCGCGGGCCGTGGCGCGCGATCTCGGAGATTTGCCCGGCTTCGATCCGGCACGGGTGAGGCTCGTTCCCTACGGCGCCAGCGGCGTCCTGCTGCGCGAGGCCCGGCCGGAGCCGGGGCGAGTGTTGTTCGCCGGCGCGGCGGGCCTGCGCAAGGGCATTCCGTATCTCGCCAAGGCGGCGCGCATCTTGAAGCAGCGGGGAATGAACATCGCAATCATTGTCGCCGGTCGGGTGTCGCCGATTGTCCGAGCGCGGCCGGAGACACAAGACCTCGTCTTCCTCGGCGCGCTCGACCGCGAACGGATGGCGGAGGAGTTCGCGCGCACGGATGTATTCTGTCTGCCCTCGCTCGCCGAAGGGTCCGCGACATCGATTTATGAGGCCCTGGCCAACGGCCTTCCGGTGGTCACGACAGAATCGAGTGGTTCGGTCGTTCAGGACGGCGTCGAAGGCCTGATCGTTCCCGAACGCGACGGAACAGCCATAGCCGATGGAATCGCGCGCATCGTAACCGATCGGCGATTGCGGGCCGCCATGTCGGCGGCGGCGCTGGCGGCCGCGCAACGATACAGCGACGAGGCCTGCGGCCGCGCTTTTGTCGCAGTCATCCGAAAGCTGGCAGGTTTGAGCGACGTCCGCCTCGCTGAGCCGAAGGCATGA
- a CDS encoding bifunctional 2-polyprenyl-6-hydroxyphenol methylase/3-demethylubiquinol 3-O-methyltransferase UbiG, producing MIKRLQRSAKGLQMSRLQYLLRSTLRFADPAGWICPNCGSAAAQEIDRKFLVTRLMRCDECRLQFRGPTDTEEFNKIFYNFHYQEGTAMICPSDTEIAALTAANFAGSERDFSRYVGLLKRHGVAEGDKVFDFGCSWGYGSYQFARAGYDVESYEIAEDRRNYGIAKLGVRHVDDPFAIDEEHPLYNSFDCFFSAHVLEHVPAPSKVFDLAWKCLRLGGVFIAVAPNGSARHRERFPQSWRTMWGGVHPNFLDDVFYDAHFSKSRRRYESPSGGDPWENYELGFIAFKGPDQDRF from the coding sequence ATGATCAAACGGCTGCAACGGAGCGCCAAAGGGTTGCAAATGAGCCGACTGCAATATCTTCTGCGAAGCACGTTACGCTTTGCTGATCCGGCGGGATGGATCTGTCCCAACTGCGGTTCTGCCGCCGCGCAAGAAATAGACAGGAAGTTCTTAGTGACGCGGCTCATGCGCTGCGACGAGTGCCGTCTCCAGTTCCGCGGCCCGACGGACACGGAAGAGTTCAACAAGATATTTTACAATTTCCATTACCAGGAAGGGACCGCCATGATTTGTCCCTCCGACACGGAAATCGCAGCGTTGACCGCCGCGAACTTCGCCGGCTCGGAGCGGGATTTTTCCCGCTATGTCGGACTTTTGAAGCGACACGGCGTCGCGGAAGGCGACAAGGTTTTCGACTTCGGCTGTTCCTGGGGCTACGGCAGCTATCAATTCGCCCGCGCTGGATATGACGTCGAGTCCTATGAAATCGCCGAGGATCGCCGCAATTACGGCATCGCGAAGCTAGGCGTTCGCCACGTCGACGACCCCTTTGCAATCGACGAAGAGCATCCGCTGTACAACAGCTTCGACTGTTTTTTTTCGGCCCATGTCCTCGAACATGTTCCGGCGCCGTCGAAGGTCTTCGATCTGGCATGGAAATGCCTGCGGCTGGGCGGCGTATTCATTGCTGTGGCGCCGAACGGCTCGGCACGCCATCGAGAGCGATTTCCGCAGTCGTGGCGCACGATGTGGGGCGGCGTCCACCCGAATTTTCTCGACGATGTGTTTTACGACGCCCATTTTTCCAAATCGCGGCGCCGCTATGAATCTCCGAGCGGCGGCGATCCATGGGAAAATTATGAACTAGGCTTTATCGCCTTCAAAGGCCCAGATCAGGACCGATTTTGA